The Leptospira ellinghausenii genome contains a region encoding:
- a CDS encoding DDE-type integrase/transposase/recombinase codes for MWRKCKNKSPKKVIPKSHWITPEERKAVEDYKRNHPFKGYVLLAWMMIDENIAYMSPSSVYRILVDCGLNRRWQKPLGDSKKTGFDQPKAIHEHWHMDISYINFKGSFVYLISVLDGFSRAVLAWSISTRMESLDTQLVLWDACDKWLGGDKFLAVRLITDNGSQFLTKEFKQILKEFSIHNVRTSVNHPQSNGKLERFHGTIKTELIREIPMYSLEQIREEVGKWIEEYNSLRLHSAIGYVT; via the coding sequence GTGTGGAGAAAATGTAAAAACAAATCACCAAAGAAAGTAATTCCAAAATCGCATTGGATAACACCAGAGGAACGAAAGGCAGTTGAAGATTACAAACGAAATCATCCATTCAAAGGATATGTTCTTTTGGCATGGATGATGATTGATGAAAACATAGCATATATGTCTCCTTCTAGTGTATATCGCATTCTTGTGGACTGTGGTTTAAACCGCAGATGGCAAAAGCCCTTGGGAGATTCAAAGAAAACAGGTTTTGATCAACCTAAAGCTATTCATGAACACTGGCATATGGACATATCATATATCAATTTTAAAGGGAGTTTTGTTTATTTGATATCAGTGTTAGACGGTTTTTCACGTGCAGTCCTTGCTTGGTCAATCAGTACCCGAATGGAGTCACTTGATACACAGTTAGTTTTATGGGATGCATGCGACAAATGGCTTGGAGGCGACAAGTTTTTAGCGGTTCGTCTTATAACTGACAATGGATCTCAATTCTTGACTAAGGAATTCAAACAAATTTTGAAAGAATTTTCTATCCATAATGTTCGGACTTCTGTAAATCATCCTCAGTCCAACGGGAAACTAGAAAGATTTCATGGAACCATTAAGACTGAGTTAATCCGTGAAATACCAATGTATTCACTCGAACAAATTAGAGAAGAAGTTGGTAAATGGATTGAAGAATACAATTCGCTAAGACTTCATTCTGCAATCGGTTACGTAACA